A section of the Agarivorans litoreus genome encodes:
- a CDS encoding Gfo/Idh/MocA family oxidoreductase, protein MLNVGIIGFGLSGRVFHGPLISAHQQLNVFAIASSRKQEITDAYPQALCLDSDTLINHPNIDIVVIASPNSLHAEQAEQAMLAGKHVIVEKPLAITSEQCLQLQQIADQTGKCLSVFHNRRWDSDFLTISQLLASQSLGRIHSYSAHFHRYRPLVKQRWKELDPQGGGVLYDLGAHLIDQVLSLFGKPDKLWAHLDTQRDGAVTPDSFDLQLIYPDKKVQLSCNSLMVEPGPRFQLHGSKGSYAKWGMDPQEQQLAAGLSANAAIFGQDNNRSEIHLAGQALLHKSLIKGNYLAFYDNFVNAVTKGEPLAVSAQQASEVIALIELATLSHQHQRICSLN, encoded by the coding sequence ATGTTAAACGTAGGTATTATTGGATTTGGTTTATCTGGTCGAGTATTTCACGGCCCATTGATTAGCGCCCATCAGCAGCTGAATGTATTTGCCATCGCAAGCTCTCGCAAGCAAGAGATTACCGATGCTTACCCCCAGGCATTATGTTTGGACAGCGATACACTGATCAATCACCCCAACATTGATATTGTCGTTATCGCCAGCCCCAACTCGCTGCATGCAGAGCAAGCCGAACAAGCCATGCTAGCCGGCAAACATGTAATCGTTGAAAAACCCTTAGCTATAACCAGCGAACAATGTTTGCAACTGCAACAAATTGCAGACCAAACCGGAAAGTGTTTAAGCGTGTTTCATAATCGCCGCTGGGACAGTGACTTTTTAACTATCTCTCAGCTGCTTGCTAGCCAAAGCCTTGGTCGTATTCATAGTTATTCCGCCCATTTTCACCGCTATCGCCCGCTAGTGAAACAACGCTGGAAGGAGCTCGACCCTCAAGGCGGCGGAGTGCTCTACGATTTAGGCGCTCACCTTATCGATCAAGTCCTTAGCTTATTTGGTAAGCCAGACAAACTATGGGCTCATCTGGATACACAGCGTGACGGGGCGGTAACACCTGACAGCTTTGACCTACAGCTGATTTATCCCGACAAAAAAGTACAGCTTAGCTGTAATTCCTTAATGGTTGAGCCAGGCCCACGCTTTCAGCTACATGGTAGCAAAGGCTCCTATGCTAAATGGGGCATGGATCCTCAAGAGCAGCAACTTGCAGCTGGCTTGTCGGCCAATGCAGCCATATTTGGCCAAGATAATAATCGCAGCGAAATTCACTTAGCAGGCCAAGCCTTGTTGCATAAGTCATTAATTAAAGGCAATTATTTGGCTTTTTATGATAACTTTGTAAATGCAGTGACTAAGGGTGAACCACTTGCTGTAAGTGCTCAGCAAGCCAGCGAAGTAATTGCCTTAATCGAACTAGCTACTCTTAGCCACCAGCACCAAAGGATATGTTCGCTTAATTAG
- a CDS encoding sulfite exporter TauE/SafE family protein produces the protein MITLLACLLVLSGAFVQYTIGFGLAVIAAPLLFQLSPVYVPGPMVVVALVVASLSAIEYRHSIAFGGLKAAIIGRIPGSIAGGLLLLWADLASLSFWLGLSVIIAVAISLFPIRIAPTPRRMAIAGFISGFMGTSSSIGGPPMALLLQHQQASYLRANLSAFFVASCFMSLIVQTSVGFMSLTHLYATLPLIPAALLGAFLGRRYGKRFPQQWIRTFSLSLCAISGGSAMLSYFLMS, from the coding sequence GTGATTACACTGTTAGCCTGTTTACTGGTGTTAAGCGGTGCATTTGTGCAATACACCATAGGGTTTGGCCTAGCGGTAATTGCTGCGCCGTTATTGTTCCAACTCTCCCCTGTTTATGTACCAGGCCCCATGGTTGTGGTTGCACTGGTAGTGGCAAGCTTAAGTGCCATTGAATACCGACACAGCATTGCATTTGGCGGCTTAAAAGCGGCGATTATCGGCCGCATCCCAGGCTCTATTGCGGGCGGACTTTTATTACTGTGGGCCGATCTAGCAAGCCTGTCATTTTGGTTAGGTTTGTCGGTAATTATCGCCGTAGCCATTAGCTTGTTTCCTATTCGTATCGCTCCCACACCTAGGCGTATGGCAATAGCCGGATTCATCTCTGGTTTTATGGGAACCAGTAGCTCAATTGGCGGCCCACCAATGGCCTTGCTATTACAACATCAGCAAGCCAGCTATTTACGAGCAAATCTGTCGGCTTTTTTTGTTGCTAGCTGCTTTATGTCGCTCATCGTGCAAACGTCGGTAGGATTTATGTCGCTAACACATTTATATGCGACTCTGCCTTTAATTCCTGCTGCGTTGTTAGGGGCTTTTCTGGGGCGACGCTACGGAAAACGCTTTCCACAGCAATGGATTCGTACATTCTCTTTAAGTTTATGTGCCATTTCTGGTGGAAGTGCCATGCTAAGTTATTTCTTAATGTCTTAG
- a CDS encoding MATE family efflux transporter yields MPSQSYLKKNIALAWPLALNGLLMQSMLMVDTLLVSPLGEIPLAAMGIAATLVAFIMGIQMALANGSQLVLSRAIGSGNKQAIAKGFWSGLAINVTVAIIFWLVLHLGDQAIVGALADDIALQQQIMSYLAISKYLVLFTAVTQVMIALLNSQGKSKIPLQGYLIEMPINALLSYLLIHGWGEFLGMGVEGAALGSLIAIVIRMSYLSLCLKADQSLQLSLNQSMPALFNSIRLHSKEIFPVAVNVTILQIGISVYQLLYSQLNINAYVAITLVMPWLRAGTQFIAAWAHSSAISISQAIGSRKLDDLSANVNKSIDVAVAISVICALLFAGLSFMLPNIYPDLDAETYQALSLIAPLYIFLPIVRGYNTVHGHALRALGKTTSVFKINFIGQWLISIPLCALLILYFEVSIFWAFAIQPFEEIVKALPFRQLARKYLKEFDSNKAETLMYD; encoded by the coding sequence GTGCCGAGCCAATCCTACCTTAAAAAGAATATCGCCTTAGCTTGGCCGCTCGCCTTAAACGGCCTATTGATGCAATCAATGTTGATGGTAGACACCTTATTGGTGTCTCCTCTGGGCGAGATCCCTCTAGCTGCTATGGGGATAGCTGCGACCCTGGTAGCCTTTATCATGGGCATTCAAATGGCCTTGGCCAACGGCTCTCAATTAGTGCTTAGTCGGGCAATAGGCTCGGGTAATAAGCAAGCCATTGCCAAAGGTTTTTGGTCTGGTTTAGCAATCAACGTGACTGTAGCGATAATCTTTTGGTTAGTGTTACACCTTGGTGACCAAGCCATTGTTGGCGCGCTCGCCGATGACATCGCGCTACAGCAACAAATTATGAGCTACTTAGCCATTTCTAAATACTTGGTGCTATTTACCGCCGTTACCCAAGTGATGATCGCCCTGCTCAACAGCCAAGGAAAAAGCAAAATCCCGCTGCAAGGCTACCTCATCGAAATGCCAATCAACGCTTTGCTATCTTATTTGCTCATTCATGGCTGGGGTGAGTTTTTGGGCATGGGTGTCGAGGGTGCTGCCTTGGGTAGCTTAATAGCTATCGTTATCCGCATGAGCTATTTGAGTTTGTGTTTGAAAGCCGATCAAAGCCTACAGCTAAGTTTAAATCAGTCGATGCCAGCCTTGTTTAATAGCATTCGACTACATAGTAAAGAAATCTTCCCGGTAGCGGTGAACGTTACCATCCTGCAAATTGGCATTAGCGTTTATCAGCTGCTGTACTCCCAGCTCAACATTAACGCTTACGTGGCGATTACTTTGGTAATGCCTTGGCTTAGGGCCGGCACCCAGTTTATTGCCGCTTGGGCACACTCTTCTGCAATTAGTATTAGCCAAGCTATTGGCTCAAGAAAGCTCGATGACTTAAGTGCAAATGTGAACAAAAGTATTGATGTTGCTGTAGCAATATCGGTGATTTGTGCGCTGTTATTTGCCGGGCTTAGTTTTATGCTGCCAAATATCTACCCAGATTTAGATGCCGAAACCTATCAAGCGCTTAGTCTCATCGCACCTTTGTATATCTTTTTACCGATAGTGCGGGGTTACAATACCGTGCATGGACATGCCTTACGCGCTTTAGGTAAAACCACCAGCGTGTTTAAAATCAACTTTATAGGGCAATGGCTAATCTCAATTCCACTGTGCGCACTGCTGATTCTTTATTTTGAAGTATCAATCTTTTGGGCCTTTGCTATTCAGCCCTTTGAAGAAATTGTAAAAGCCCTACCTTTTAGGCAGCTAGCACGTAAATATTTGAAAGAGTTTGATAGCAATAAGGCAGAAACGCTGATGTATGATTAG
- a CDS encoding DUF3301 domain-containing protein: MDLLAIFLLTFIVMFFWRRRKDAERAQHLIKQKCKTLELQLLEVNFKQEKPQKMAGYWRWCRYYQFEFSSTGDSRYQGQLIMAGSQYKFELPVYRVGDDLYEG; this comes from the coding sequence ATGGATCTGTTAGCTATATTTCTGCTCACCTTTATTGTGATGTTCTTTTGGCGTCGCCGAAAAGACGCTGAGCGTGCCCAACACTTAATCAAACAAAAATGTAAGACGCTAGAGCTACAGCTACTTGAAGTAAATTTTAAGCAAGAAAAACCGCAGAAAATGGCAGGCTACTGGCGCTGGTGTCGTTACTATCAGTTTGAATTTTCTTCCACTGGCGACAGCCGCTATCAAGGCCAACTAATTATGGCTGGCAGCCAATACAAATTTGAGTTACCGGTTTACCGAGTGGGTGATGATTTGTATGAAGGTTAG
- a CDS encoding secondary thiamine-phosphate synthase enzyme YjbQ, whose translation MWLQRLVRLKARPRGFHLITEELILQLPELQDFKVGLCHLLLQHTSASLSLNENADPSVRADLDAHLNKMVPENAPYFEHTYEGADDMPAHIKSSMLGAELTLPINRGELALGIWQGIYLGEHRNQGGHRQIIATISGE comes from the coding sequence ATGTGGTTACAACGTTTGGTAAGGTTAAAGGCGCGACCGCGCGGCTTTCATCTAATTACTGAAGAATTAATTTTGCAGTTACCTGAGCTGCAAGATTTTAAAGTGGGCTTGTGCCACCTGTTATTGCAGCACACCAGTGCCAGCTTAAGCTTGAATGAAAATGCAGATCCCAGTGTGCGAGCCGATTTAGACGCTCATCTAAACAAAATGGTGCCGGAAAATGCCCCCTATTTTGAGCACACCTACGAAGGCGCCGACGACATGCCCGCTCATATTAAAAGCAGCATGTTAGGGGCCGAACTAACCTTGCCGATTAACCGAGGCGAGTTGGCATTGGGAATATGGCAGGGCATTTACCTTGGTGAGCATCGTAATCAAGGTGGTCATCGGCAAATTATCGCCACCATTTCTGGTGAATAG
- a CDS encoding GMC family oxidoreductase N-terminal domain-containing protein yields MIKDIIAEGLASGWQHIDGANQQGEQELDCDVLIIGSGAGGGISAQVLSQAGLKVMVVDEGPLKSSQDFKMQERSAYPDLYQESAARKTKDKAISIFQGRCVGGSTTVNWTTSLRTPEPTLQHWQQRWGFKQLNSQSLAPYFVKAEQMLGISPWLQTNQNNALLAKGCEVLAWSYQAIPRNVKQCWDLGYCGMGCPTNAKQSMLVTTIPAALNAGATLLSRFRVQTLHFDKGAITGAQLQALDASQRLHGESIKIKARQVVLSAGAIGSPAVLLRSKVPDPYQLVGKRTFLHPSVMSGAVFEQAVNSHQGAPQSVYSDHFVWREGSEGECGYKLEVPPVHPILLATKISGFGQFHSDMMQQINHLQVTIALLRDGFNEQSIGGQVQLRDDGSPVLDYPISDFVWRGARRALLSMAELQFAAGAKQVFPLHEQSKLVSSWPQAKTMIEQLPMQALATRLASAHVMGGCAMGGDEQTSLVDEEGNYRWLDGLSVIDGSVFPTSLGANPQLSIYAMALRNAELLAKRLQA; encoded by the coding sequence ATGATTAAAGATATTATTGCTGAGGGCCTAGCATCGGGCTGGCAACATATTGATGGAGCCAACCAACAAGGTGAGCAAGAGCTAGATTGTGACGTACTAATCATTGGCAGTGGTGCCGGTGGCGGGATCAGTGCGCAAGTGCTTAGCCAGGCAGGGCTTAAAGTAATGGTTGTGGATGAGGGGCCACTCAAAAGCAGTCAAGACTTTAAGATGCAAGAGCGCAGCGCTTACCCCGACTTATACCAAGAATCGGCTGCACGAAAAACCAAAGATAAAGCCATTAGCATTTTCCAAGGGCGTTGTGTGGGCGGCTCAACCACGGTGAATTGGACCACCTCTTTGCGTACTCCAGAGCCCACTTTGCAGCACTGGCAACAGCGCTGGGGTTTTAAGCAGCTAAATTCGCAAAGCCTGGCGCCTTACTTTGTTAAGGCAGAACAAATGTTGGGCATTAGCCCTTGGCTGCAAACAAATCAAAACAATGCTTTATTGGCGAAAGGCTGCGAGGTTTTAGCGTGGTCTTACCAAGCGATACCTCGCAATGTAAAACAGTGTTGGGACTTAGGTTACTGTGGCATGGGTTGTCCAACTAATGCTAAGCAGTCGATGTTAGTAACAACCATTCCTGCTGCGCTCAATGCTGGTGCCACTTTGTTAAGTCGATTTCGAGTGCAAACTTTGCATTTCGATAAAGGTGCTATCACCGGTGCGCAATTGCAGGCTTTAGATGCTTCGCAGCGCTTACATGGCGAGAGTATTAAGATTAAAGCGCGCCAGGTCGTGTTGTCGGCAGGTGCTATTGGTAGTCCTGCTGTGCTGTTACGCTCCAAGGTTCCAGATCCTTATCAGCTAGTGGGTAAACGAACCTTTTTGCACCCCAGTGTGATGAGTGGGGCGGTGTTTGAGCAAGCGGTAAACAGTCATCAAGGCGCACCGCAATCGGTGTATTCCGATCACTTTGTATGGCGAGAAGGCAGTGAAGGAGAGTGTGGTTACAAACTGGAAGTACCTCCGGTACATCCTATTCTGTTGGCCACTAAAATTAGCGGCTTTGGTCAGTTTCATAGTGACATGATGCAGCAGATTAACCACCTTCAAGTCACCATTGCCCTGCTGCGCGACGGCTTTAATGAGCAAAGTATTGGCGGACAGGTGCAGCTTCGCGATGATGGAAGCCCTGTGTTGGATTATCCCATTAGTGACTTTGTGTGGCGCGGAGCGCGTCGCGCGTTATTGAGCATGGCTGAGTTGCAGTTTGCTGCAGGCGCTAAACAAGTATTTCCCTTGCATGAACAAAGCAAGCTAGTGAGTTCATGGCCGCAGGCCAAGACTATGATTGAGCAATTGCCAATGCAGGCCTTGGCTACGCGTTTAGCGTCAGCGCATGTGATGGGAGGCTGTGCCATGGGAGGCGATGAACAAACATCCTTAGTAGATGAAGAGGGTAATTATCGCTGGCTGGATGGCTTAAGTGTGATTGATGGCTCTGTGTTTCCTACTAGCCTAGGAGCTAATCCGCAACTCAGTATTTATGCTATGGCTTTAAGAAATGCCGAATTGCTGGCAAAACGCCTACAAGCTTAG
- a CDS encoding TetR/AcrR family transcriptional regulator, with protein sequence MNTIVNTAIKKRAISPEQKQLRRQQILSTAKLALGEHGYEQVVLSQLAEQLELSKPALYRYFANKESLFMALYLEEAKQLLLGLERLSQQNLKPRVLAETIAAQPTFCYLSAILHTVLEKQENIEQAISFKRELKGMAEQLAKLFLHWSPQLSQQQALTKVMFLYQAVIGCWHTSHPSSTMQQVMQNDEFEILRLDFVDSLSLLLVKLLAD encoded by the coding sequence ATGAATACCATTGTGAATACAGCTATTAAAAAACGCGCCATCAGCCCTGAACAAAAGCAATTACGCCGCCAACAGATACTCAGCACCGCTAAATTAGCCTTAGGCGAACATGGCTACGAACAGGTAGTACTTAGCCAACTTGCCGAACAACTAGAGCTATCAAAGCCGGCTTTGTATCGTTACTTTGCCAACAAAGAAAGCTTGTTTATGGCACTTTATTTAGAAGAGGCTAAACAGCTATTACTAGGGCTGGAACGTTTGTCTCAGCAAAATCTAAAACCTAGAGTATTAGCCGAGACCATTGCCGCTCAGCCTACCTTTTGTTACCTCTCGGCCATTTTGCATACGGTATTAGAAAAACAAGAGAATATCGAACAAGCCATCAGCTTTAAACGAGAGCTTAAAGGCATGGCCGAACAACTAGCCAAGTTGTTTTTACATTGGTCGCCTCAGCTAAGCCAACAACAAGCCCTCACTAAAGTGATGTTTCTTTATCAAGCCGTAATTGGTTGTTGGCATACCAGCCACCCTTCATCGACCATGCAGCAAGTGATGCAAAACGATGAGTTTGAAATTTTACGTTTAGACTTTGTCGACAGCTTAAGTTTACTGTTAGTTAAACTTCTAGCGGACTAG
- a CDS encoding LysR substrate-binding domain-containing protein — protein sequence MRTLPPLNALIAFEAVARNQSVAKAGEELGISQSAVSHRLRLLEEYLAEPLLIKVGRQLQLSEAGRSYFSEVERILNELSHITRQVKGEGVAQLRLTAYSSFALKRLIPLLPSFRARNPEIDLRLQMITEEPVLSSATGDLFICFADSAPGYVSHLLHKERLVAVCSPSFYQEIDQNNWRQELPQFPLLSCDLDEDAQQPGGDWAVWSKGLGISLPSNQGFHSFSHQVLALEAAETGQGIALVSDFMVEKDIREGSLVDLPVSSVYTGYDFYLCYKQARSRDQGLRAVADWLIETAASPLEV from the coding sequence ATGAGAACTCTACCTCCACTTAATGCCTTAATTGCCTTTGAGGCTGTAGCGCGAAATCAAAGTGTCGCCAAAGCAGGCGAAGAATTAGGCATTAGCCAGAGCGCGGTAAGCCACCGCTTGCGCTTGCTTGAAGAGTATTTAGCCGAGCCTTTGCTGATTAAAGTTGGCCGCCAACTACAACTAAGTGAGGCTGGGCGCAGCTACTTTAGCGAAGTAGAGCGTATTTTAAATGAATTAAGCCACATCACCCGCCAAGTAAAAGGTGAGGGGGTTGCGCAACTTAGGCTTACTGCTTACAGCTCATTTGCCTTAAAACGTTTGATACCCTTGCTTCCAAGCTTTAGGGCGCGTAATCCAGAAATTGATTTACGCTTGCAAATGATTACCGAGGAGCCGGTCTTGTCTAGCGCTACTGGTGACTTGTTCATTTGTTTTGCTGATTCAGCTCCTGGTTATGTGAGCCACTTATTGCACAAAGAACGGTTGGTGGCGGTATGTTCGCCGAGCTTTTATCAAGAAATCGATCAAAATAACTGGCGGCAAGAACTCCCACAATTTCCCTTGTTGTCTTGTGACTTAGATGAAGATGCTCAGCAACCAGGTGGGGATTGGGCGGTGTGGTCTAAGGGCTTGGGGATATCGCTGCCAAGCAATCAAGGCTTCCATAGTTTTAGCCACCAAGTACTCGCCTTAGAAGCCGCGGAAACTGGCCAAGGTATTGCGCTAGTGAGCGATTTTATGGTGGAAAAAGACATTCGCGAGGGTAGCTTAGTCGATCTACCGGTTTCTTCGGTATATACCGGTTACGACTTCTACCTTTGTTATAAACAAGCTCGCAGCCGCGACCAAGGCTTGCGCGCAGTGGCCGATTGGCTGATAGAAACGGCGGCTAGTCCGCTAGAAGTTTAA